In Prunus dulcis chromosome 2, ALMONDv2, whole genome shotgun sequence, a single genomic region encodes these proteins:
- the LOC117618374 gene encoding probable serine/threonine-protein kinase PBL10 produces the protein MGGRLSSNVKRHTVKNVTLAVDTVAETIENETVKSNVPSVSVPSAEGEILQSSNLKCFGFNELKTATRNFRPDNMVGAGGFGLVFKGWIDENSLTAAKSIAVKRLNQEGLHGQKEWLAEVNSIGKLHHPNLVRLIGYCLQDSCRFLAYEFMPCGSLDNHLFRKDLTPEGDVYSFGVVLLEILSGRRALDANRPSGKQDLVQHSRSAKKCKLHQLFDARIEGQYSSDEARKAFNLAMKCLSTHSKFRPDMNEVVKLLEQLQSSSEMERLAARHLSNLTLPKIYANSGNVWSQSSPGKCQSDQLCNTHLGHPFAAVFDMFYVLNSNQFVF, from the exons ATGGGTGGTAGGCTTAGCTCGAACGTGAAGAGGCACACTGTGAAAAATGTCACTTTGGCTGTGGACACAGTGGCTGAGACGATTGAGAATGAGACAGTCAAGAGCAACGTGCCATCTGTCTCAGTGCCTTCAGCTGAGGGTGAGATCTTGCAGTCCTCCAATTTGAAGTGCTTCGGCTTCAATGAACTCAAAACAGCCACCAGGAACTTCCGTCCTGATAATATGGTTGGTGCAGGTGGTTTTGGTTTGGTCTTCAAGGGGTGGATTGATGAGAATTCATTAACAGCTGCCAAGTCTATTGCTGTGAAAAGGCTTAACCAAGAAGGTCTCCATGGTCAGAAGGAATGGCTG GCAGAGGTTAACTCCATTGGAAAGCTGCATCACCCAAATCTTGTGAGGTTGATAGGTTACTGCTTACAGGATAGCTGCCGGTTTCTGGCGTATGAATTTATGCCTTGTGGCAGCTTGGATAATCATCTATTTAGAA AAGACTTAACACCCGAAGGTGATGTATACAGTTTTGGGGTTGTTCTGCTTGAAATCTTATCCGGCAGACGAGCTTTGGATGCTAACAGGCCATCAGGAAAGCAAGATTTAGTTCAACATTCCCGGTCTGCCAAAAAATGCAAACTTCACCAACTTTTTGATGCTCGGATTGAAGGCCAGTACTCTTCTGATGAAGCTCGCAAAGCATTTAACCTTGCAATGAAATGCCTATCAACACACTCCAAGTTTAGGCCAGATATGAATGAGGTGGTAAAATTATTGGAGCAGCTTCAGTCTTCTAGTGAGATGGAGCGCTTGGCTGCTAGGCATCTCTCAAATCTTACCTTGCCAAAAATTTATGCCAATTCAGGCAATGTATGGTCCCAATCGTCGCCGGGAAAATGTCAATCGGATCAGCTGTGCAACACCCACTTAGGCCATCCGTTTGCCGCAGTATTTGACATGTTTTACGTACTAAATTCGaatcaatttgttttttaa
- the LOC117618962 gene encoding probable dual-specificity RNA methyltransferase RlmN: MMTATSTSLIQRVCSVPLARAVRTRAMAVVSMNLSTTPAPSQALSADSRVLLGLSEPELQQLALDLKQQSYRGKQLHHLIYKRKIKDIQDFSQVPLAFRNELEEAGWKVGRSPIYQSVTSADGTVKLLIKLEDNRLIETVGIPVKDEKGVMRLTACVSSQVGCPLRCSFCATGKGGFSRNLKMHEIVEQVLAVEEIFNHRVTNVVFMGMGEPMMNLKSVLAAHQCLNKDVQIGQRMITISTVGVPNTIKKLASHKLQSTLAVSLHAPNQKLRETIVPSAKAYPLSALMKDCRDYFVETSRRVSFEYALLAGVNDAVEHAVELAELLHEWGRGYHVNLIPFNPIEGSEYRRPSKKAVQAFAAALESNRVTVSTRQTRGLDADAACGQLRNKFQKSPLPTDSDNLQPEEDVAVAC, encoded by the exons ATGATGACAGCCACATCAACGTCGCTAATTCAGCGCGTGTGCTCTGTGCCTCTTGCACGTGCGGTCCGCACTCGCGCCATGGCAGTGGTGAGCATGAACCTGTCCACCACTCCAGCTCCTTCTCAAGCCTTGAGCGCCGACTCGCGCGTGCTCCTCGGCTTGTCCGAACCAGAGCTCCAGCAGCTCGCATTGGACTTAAAGCAG CAAAGCTACAGAGGGAAGCAGCTCCATCAtcttatttataaaagaaagattAAAGATATTCAGGATTTCAGTCAAG TGCCTCTGGCATTCAGGAATGAGCTTGAGGAAGCTGGATGGAAAGTTGGGAGGTCACCCATTTACCAGAGTGTCACTTCTGCTGATGGCACTGTTAAg TTATTGATAAAGTTGGAGGATAACAGATTGATTGAAACTGTTGGCATACCAGTTAAAGATGAGAAAGGTGTGATGCGCCTTACAGCATGTGTCTCCTCACAG GTGGGATGCCCACTTCGTTGCTCTTTTTGTGCCACAGGAAAAGGAGGGTTTTCAAGGAACCTTAAGATGCATGAAATTGTTGAGCAG GTTTTGGCTGTTGAGGAAATCTTCAACCATAGGGTGACCAATGTAGTGTTCATGGGAATGGGTGAACCAATGATGAACCTGAAGTCAGTACTTGCAGCACACCAGTGTTTAAATAAG GATGTGCAAATTGGGCAAAGAATGATCACAATATCTACTGTGGGGGTTCCAAATACAATAAAAAAGCTGGCATCTCACAAGCTTCAGTCAACATTGGCTGTCAG TCTGCATGCTCCTAACCAGAAGCTCAGGGAAACAATTGTGCCAAGTGCAAAAGCATACCCTCTGAGTGCACTTATGAAGGATTGCAGGGACTATTTCGTTGAAACCAGTAGACGGGTTTCCTTTGAGTATGCACTTTTAG CTGGAGTCAATGATGCAGTAGAGCATGCAGTCGAACTTGCAGAGCTACTCCATGAGTGGGGGCGGGGCTATCATGTGAACTTGATACCTTTTAACCCAATAGAAGGCTCTGAGTATCGGCGTCCATCCAAGAAAGCT GTACAGGCATTTGCAGCTGCTCTGGAGTCCAATAGAGTAACTGTTAGCACACGTCAAACAAGGGGCTTGGATGCAGATGCAGCTTGTGGTCAGCTAAGAAACAAGTTCCAGAAGAGTCCTTTGCCCACTGACTCCGACAACTTACAACCTGAAGAAGATGTTGCAGTTGCATGTTGA
- the LOC117619837 gene encoding serine/arginine-rich SC35-like splicing factor SCL30, with translation MRRYSPQYYSPPRRSYGGGGGGGGRGRSPPRRRKEQNSGSLLVRNIPLDCRPEELRVPFERYGLVRDVYIPKDYYTGEPRGFAFVQFVDSYEAAEAQYHMNGKIFAGREISVVVAAETRKRPEEMRQRTRVRGPSEHGGRRSSYYGRSRSRSRSPHYPSSSRSRYRSRSYSPAPRRRGDSVSPSRRRRDHPRSPRDLPLERDADHDRRPYSPGYDNGAGPNENDGYEKKPMHEDKDGRGHWRSPSPGRASRSPSGSRSRSAELSPRRSR, from the exons ATGAGGAGGTACAGCCCACAGTACTATAGTCCTCCAAGGAGGAGCTATGGCGGAGGCGGCGGCGGCGGAGGACGAGGAAGAAGCCCCCCAAGGAGGCGCAAGGAGCAGAATAGTGGAAGCCTTTTGGTCCGGAACATTCCTCTTGATTGCAG ACCTGAAGAGCTACGAGTTCCCTTTGAAAGATATGGGCTTGTTCGGGATGTCTACATTCCCAAGGACTACTACACTGG GGAACCTCGGGGATTTGCATTTGTGCAATTTGTGGATTCTTATGAGGCTGCAGAGGCTCAGTATCATATGAATGGGAAAATTTTTGCTGGGAGGGAGATATCTGTGGTTGTTGCTGCAGAGACAAGGAAAAGGCCAGAGGAGATGCGTCAAAGGACTAGGGTTAG AGGGCCATCAGAGCATGGAGGAAGGCGATCGTCTTATTATG GACGTTCTCGTTCTCGTTCACGTTCGCCACATTATCCATCAAGTTCTAGAAGCCGATACCGCTCAAG GTCCTATTCACCTGCTCCAAGACGCCGGGGTGACTCTGTTTCCCCAAGTAGAAGGCGCAGAGACCACCCAAGATCACCACGTGATCTTCCACTAGAGCGAGATGCTGATCATGATCGCAGGCCATATTCTCCAGGTTATGACAATGGTGCTGGGccaaatgaaaatgatggATATGAAAA GAAACCTATGCACGAGGATAAGGATGGAAGAGGTCATTGGAGGTCTCCTAGTCCTGGTAGAGCATCCAGATCACCATCTGGATCTAGGTCCAGATCTGCTGAGTTATCACCTAGGCGCAGCAGATAA
- the LOC117619276 gene encoding 16 kDa phloem protein 1 translates to MAVGILEVMLVSAKGLGDTDLFSRMDPYVLIQYKGQERKSSVAREQGSSPVWNERFTFRAEYPGSGEQYKVTLKIMDKDTFTADDYIGEATIYVKDLLALGVENGTAQLHPLKYSVVRADGTYRGEIQVGLTFTPRAEQQHEGQEFGGWKHSDAYP, encoded by the exons ATGGCAGTTGGGATATTGGAGGTGATGCTTGTGAGTGCAAAGGGGCTTGGAGACACCGATTTATTCA GTCGTATGGATCCTTATGTTCTGATTCAATACAAAGGCCAAGAGCGCAAGAGCAGCGTGGCTAGAG AGCAAGGCAGCAGTCCGGTGTGGAACGAGAGATTTACATTCAGGGCAGAGTATCCAGGGTCAGGGGAGCAGTACAAGGTCACCCTCAAAATCATGGATAAAGACACCTTCACTGCTGATGACTATATAGGAGAAGCAAC GATATATGTTAAGGATTTATTGGCACTGGGTGTGGAGAATGGAACTGCTCAACTTCATCCTCTTAAATATAGTGTTGTTCGTGCAGATGGTACTTATCGTGGGGAGATTCAAGTTGGTCTAACTTTCACTCCAAGG GCAGAACAGCAACATGAGGGACAAGAGTTTGGAGGATGGAAGCACAGTGATGCATATCCATAG